In the genome of Treponema pedis, one region contains:
- a CDS encoding YebC/PmpR family DNA-binding transcriptional regulator → MSGHSKWATIKHAKGAADAKRGQLFTKFIKEISIAAKMGGGDPATNPRLRTAVLKARAANMPKDNIERAIKKGTGELGAVSYEELLYEGYGPGGVAVLVEVLTDNKNRSAASVRNIFTKSGGNLGATGSVAYMFNRKGIIEYDAEKVSEEAVMETALEAGAEDIATEDGVITVTTDPNEFASVLEALQGKGFESISAAVSMVPDTYVTLDNETTQKALKMIDKLEEDEDVQTVSTNIDIPDGFEMPE, encoded by the coding sequence ATGTCAGGACATAGTAAATGGGCGACAATTAAACACGCTAAAGGTGCGGCTGACGCAAAAAGAGGTCAGCTTTTTACTAAATTTATTAAGGAAATATCTATTGCCGCAAAAATGGGCGGAGGAGATCCCGCTACCAATCCGAGGCTTAGAACAGCCGTTTTAAAAGCGCGTGCCGCTAATATGCCTAAAGATAATATCGAAAGAGCAATAAAAAAGGGAACGGGTGAACTCGGTGCCGTAAGCTATGAAGAGCTTTTATATGAAGGTTACGGTCCGGGCGGAGTTGCAGTTTTAGTTGAAGTTTTAACCGACAATAAAAACAGGTCCGCTGCCAGTGTGCGAAATATTTTTACAAAAAGCGGAGGAAATCTGGGAGCTACAGGTTCCGTAGCCTATATGTTTAACAGAAAGGGCATTATAGAATACGATGCCGAAAAAGTAAGCGAAGAAGCCGTTATGGAAACCGCTTTGGAAGCGGGAGCTGAAGACATTGCAACTGAAGACGGAGTTATTACGGTTACTACCGACCCCAACGAATTCGCTTCCGTTCTCGAAGCCTTGCAGGGGAAGGGATTTGAATCCATTTCCGCAGCCGTTTCAATGGTTCCCGATACCTACGTTACCCTTGATAATGAAACGACACAAAAAGCCTTAAAAATGATTGATAAACTTGAAGAAGATGAAGATGTTCAAACCGTTTCTACAAATATCGATATCCCTGACGGTTTTGAAATGCCGGAATAA
- a CDS encoding ATP-binding cassette domain-containing protein yields MLKNSNKFDKIRFAKIAEYLELGTILKKQLHQLSFGMKQRANIAVALMSPAQLLIFDEPTTGLDIKFQAELEHLIVDINKEFGVSILLSSHDMEFVKRTCTDCILIHEGQTLKQGSMQEFISLFETSRYEVMLYEPLTDDVKKELYNNFNITEMNDTSFSIFWNNNNELNEMFSKLNGFGIKVKMLNSENTLRASIMQLINNNK; encoded by the coding sequence CTGTTAAAAAACTCGAATAAATTTGATAAAATTCGTTTTGCAAAAATTGCAGAATATTTAGAATTAGGCACTATACTAAAAAAACAATTACATCAACTGTCATTCGGTATGAAACAACGTGCAAATATCGCTGTTGCGCTTATGTCGCCGGCACAGCTATTAATTTTTGATGAACCGACAACAGGCTTAGATATTAAGTTTCAGGCAGAGTTAGAGCACTTAATAGTAGATATCAATAAAGAATTCGGTGTTAGCATTTTATTAAGTTCGCACGATATGGAATTTGTAAAAAGGACTTGTACCGACTGTATTTTAATTCATGAAGGGCAAACATTAAAGCAGGGCTCAATGCAAGAGTTTATATCGTTGTTTGAAACGAGCCGTTATGAAGTTATGTTATACGAACCTCTTACTGATGATGTAAAAAAAGAGTTATACAATAACTTTAACATTACTGAAATGAATGACACAAGTTTTAGTATTTTCTGGAACAACAATAATGAGCTTAATGAAATGTTTTCAAAACTAAACGGCTTTGGCATAAAGGTAAAAATGTTAAATTCGGAAAATACATTACGTGCATCAATTATGCAATTAATAAATAATAATAAATAG
- a CDS encoding aminopeptidase, producing the protein MELTYKAKSAWEELTKSEFSEMEKLSDGYLDFLNNGKTERECTTQIIKEAKSHGFKPLDEVIKSGSVKRGTKVYLNNKEKSVVLMVLGKDITEGMNIIGAHIDSPRLDLKQMPLYEESGLAFLKTHYYGGVKKYQWTTIPLAIHGVIFTKEGKKIDVCIGEDEKDPVLFINDLLIHLSKKQLQETLAEGITGEQLNVLVGNIKPKAEKDENGKEKEVKNPVKENILKILNKKYGIIEEDFRVAELEVVPAGKARNVGLDNSMIAGHGHDDRVCAYTTLKGILEIENPERTAVALFADKEEIGSVGNTGMQAYYFENMVAEIAALKTGYTDIDVRRAFANSYMLSADVSAGYDPAFPSVFEKMNAAYIGNGICINKYTGSGGKGGSNDANAEFLQKIRKNFTDNKVVWQTAELGMIDAGGGGTIAYIIAKYGTEVVDCGVPVLSMHAPVEIISKADLLMAYRAYKGFYGCK; encoded by the coding sequence ATGGAATTAACTTACAAAGCAAAATCGGCTTGGGAAGAGTTAACTAAAAGCGAGTTCTCCGAAATGGAAAAACTTTCGGACGGCTACTTGGATTTTTTGAATAACGGTAAAACCGAGCGGGAATGTACAACTCAAATTATAAAGGAAGCAAAATCGCACGGCTTTAAACCGCTTGATGAAGTTATTAAAAGCGGTTCTGTAAAGCGCGGTACAAAGGTTTATTTAAATAATAAAGAAAAATCTGTCGTGCTTATGGTTTTGGGAAAAGACATAACGGAAGGCATGAATATAATAGGAGCACATATAGACAGCCCGCGTTTGGATTTAAAACAAATGCCTCTTTATGAAGAATCGGGCTTAGCTTTTTTAAAAACACACTATTACGGAGGTGTAAAAAAATATCAGTGGACTACAATTCCTCTTGCAATTCACGGTGTAATTTTTACAAAAGAAGGAAAAAAAATTGACGTTTGTATAGGCGAAGATGAAAAAGACCCCGTTCTTTTTATAAACGACCTTTTAATTCATCTTTCAAAAAAACAATTGCAGGAAACTTTAGCTGAAGGTATTACCGGAGAACAGCTTAATGTTCTTGTAGGCAATATAAAACCTAAGGCCGAAAAAGACGAAAACGGTAAAGAAAAAGAAGTTAAAAATCCCGTAAAAGAAAATATTTTAAAAATCTTAAATAAAAAATACGGAATTATTGAAGAAGATTTCAGGGTTGCGGAATTGGAAGTTGTTCCTGCGGGAAAGGCAAGAAATGTCGGCTTGGATAATTCAATGATTGCGGGGCACGGACATGATGACAGGGTTTGCGCTTATACAACATTAAAAGGAATTCTAGAAATTGAAAATCCTGAAAGAACGGCGGTTGCCCTTTTTGCCGATAAAGAAGAGATAGGTTCTGTCGGAAATACGGGTATGCAGGCATATTATTTTGAAAATATGGTTGCGGAAATTGCCGCTCTTAAAACCGGTTATACGGATATAGATGTAAGAAGAGCTTTTGCAAATTCCTATATGCTTTCTGCGGACGTTTCGGCAGGTTACGACCCGGCTTTTCCTTCCGTATTTGAAAAAATGAATGCGGCCTATATAGGCAACGGAATTTGTATCAATAAATATACAGGCTCAGGCGGAAAAGGCGGTTCAAATGATGCCAATGCCGAATTCCTGCAAAAAATAAGAAAGAATTTTACGGACAATAAAGTTGTATGGCAAACTGCCGAACTCGGTATGATTGATGCGGGAGGCGGCGGTACAATAGCTTATATTATTGCCAAATACGGAACTGAAGTTGTAGACTGCGGCGTTCCGGTTCTTTCAATGCATGCACCCGTTGAAATTATAAGTAAGGCTGACCTTTTAATGGCATATAGAGCTTATAAAGGCTTTTACGGATGTAAATAA
- a CDS encoding ATP-binding cassette domain-containing protein, which translates to MSTPILSIEKLNKTFLHGKVQALKNCSLNVSKNSITGLLGMNGAGKTTLIKCVANLLIPCSGNIYFENENPLKKTEIVTNNISVLLDGGRNLFWYMTVEEKYKNIFHC; encoded by the coding sequence ATGAGCACACCAATTCTTTCGATTGAAAAACTGAACAAAACCTTTTTACATGGAAAAGTGCAAGCGTTAAAGAACTGTTCTCTTAATGTTTCAAAAAACAGTATTACAGGACTTTTAGGTATGAACGGAGCCGGCAAAACTACACTAATAAAATGTGTTGCCAACCTTCTAATTCCATGTAGCGGTAATATTTATTTTGAAAACGAGAATCCGTTAAAAAAAACGGAGATTGTAACAAATAATATTTCCGTATTGCTTGACGGCGGCAGAAATTTATTTTGGTATATGACAGTTGAGGAAAAATATAAAAATATTTTTCACTGTTAA
- a CDS encoding anaerobic ribonucleoside-triphosphate reductase activating protein, translating into MYVGLQKTTLVNFPRRVAAAVFLPGCNMRCPYCHNAELALASPSAFSPEQSFCGNIYCKIEEVYAFLQKRKSLISALVISGGEPFISPILFDIIRKAKELSLEIKIDTNGLFPQKLLEVLNTAELKPDMIALDIKTSPSRYDELFSKTDEEVSEKRQKALLKTIEILKAEENKTEIEYRTVLVPKLVSKKEISEIAALLPKNAVWRFAQFVAGSCLNPEWNSINPYTIAEAAELVKTAKNIIPDSELR; encoded by the coding sequence ATGTATGTAGGTTTACAAAAAACCACCTTAGTGAATTTTCCCCGCCGCGTTGCAGCGGCGGTTTTTTTGCCGGGGTGTAATATGAGGTGTCCGTATTGCCATAATGCGGAGCTTGCCCTCGCCTCGCCTTCCGCTTTCTCTCCGGAGCAATCCTTTTGCGGAAATATTTACTGCAAAATTGAAGAAGTTTATGCCTTTTTACAAAAACGGAAATCTCTTATTTCCGCCTTGGTTATTTCTGGAGGAGAGCCTTTTATCTCCCCTATTTTGTTTGATATTATACGTAAAGCAAAGGAACTTTCTCTTGAAATAAAAATAGATACAAACGGTTTATTTCCGCAAAAGCTTTTAGAGGTGCTTAATACTGCCGAACTTAAACCCGATATGATTGCACTGGATATAAAAACTTCTCCAAGCCGTTACGATGAACTTTTTTCAAAAACAGATGAAGAGGTAAGCGAAAAACGGCAAAAAGCTTTGCTGAAAACAATAGAAATACTCAAAGCTGAAGAAAATAAAACGGAAATTGAATACAGGACGGTTCTTGTTCCGAAACTCGTTTCAAAAAAGGAAATAAGTGAGATTGCGGCTCTTTTGCCGAAAAATGCGGTTTGGAGGTTTGCACAATTCGTTGCAGGCTCGTGTCTTAATCCTGAATGGAATTCGATAAACCCGTATACAATAGCGGAAGCCGCCGAATTGGTAAAAACCGCTAAAAATATTATCCCCGATTCGGAATTAAGATAA
- a CDS encoding DUF2147 domain-containing protein, with amino-acid sequence MKNKFFFILLFFITGTFCLFSDPVEGLWKSIDEKTNKVTGVWKIYEKDGMLFGEMLMTNGHHPQAAVTACKESYKDFPKPGRVNKMPLVGTPFIYNLIKKSEGYWHKGYIIDPASGKHYYCKIIFHKADDKKYKKDTLEMRGEIGLGIGRSQYWEKTDQAETDELIKNNTVEHKYELATE; translated from the coding sequence ATGAAAAATAAATTCTTTTTTATTCTTTTATTTTTTATTACAGGCACATTCTGCCTTTTTTCGGACCCTGTCGAAGGTCTTTGGAAAAGTATAGATGAAAAAACAAACAAGGTTACGGGTGTTTGGAAAATTTACGAAAAAGACGGAATGCTTTTCGGCGAAATGCTTATGACGAACGGGCATCACCCTCAAGCCGCAGTTACGGCCTGTAAAGAATCTTATAAAGATTTTCCTAAACCGGGTAGAGTAAATAAAATGCCGCTTGTAGGTACTCCGTTTATTTACAATTTGATTAAAAAATCGGAAGGCTATTGGCATAAAGGTTATATAATTGATCCGGCAAGCGGAAAACATTATTATTGTAAAATTATATTTCATAAAGCCGACGATAAAAAATACAAAAAAGATACTTTGGAAATGCGAGGCGAGATAGGACTCGGAATAGGCAGAAGCCAATATTGGGAAAAGACCGACCAAGCGGAAACCGATGAACTTATTAAAAACAATACCGTAGAACATAAATATGAACTAGCGACGGAATAG
- a CDS encoding carbon-nitrogen hydrolase family protein, with protein MSKIKIALLQLMPGKSLQENTHIGMEACRKAKIFGADIALFPEMWSIGYELTESISEVKSKAIDKNDKFIRSFSDLAKELQIAIGITFLEKYEHLPRNSICMFDRFGKEVYTYAKVHTCDFGEEKVLQAGNDFYVSELDTLNGIIKIGSMICYDREFPESARILMLKGAEIILVPNACPMEINRISQLRARAFENMVGIATVNYPKGKPDCNGHSTAFDGIAYKPTEPCSRDTLIIEAGEEEGIYPAVFDIDELRNYREREVHGNAYRQPNKYGILVSEEKHEPFIRKDYRRLAN; from the coding sequence ATGTCTAAAATTAAAATTGCTTTACTGCAATTAATGCCGGGAAAATCTCTTCAAGAAAATACGCATATCGGTATGGAAGCTTGTCGCAAGGCAAAAATATTCGGTGCCGATATTGCATTGTTTCCGGAAATGTGGAGTATCGGTTATGAATTAACCGAATCTATTAGTGAAGTAAAAAGCAAAGCAATTGATAAGAATGATAAATTTATTCGCTCATTTTCTGATTTAGCGAAAGAATTACAAATAGCAATAGGCATTACATTTCTTGAAAAGTATGAACATTTGCCTAGAAATAGTATCTGTATGTTTGATAGGTTCGGAAAGGAAGTATATACCTATGCAAAAGTACATACTTGCGATTTTGGAGAAGAAAAAGTTTTACAGGCAGGTAATGATTTCTATGTATCTGAATTAGATACCTTAAACGGCATTATCAAGATAGGTTCTATGATTTGTTATGATAGAGAATTTCCGGAAAGTGCAAGAATCTTAATGCTTAAAGGGGCTGAAATAATACTTGTTCCAAATGCATGTCCGATGGAAATTAATCGAATTTCACAACTTCGGGCAAGAGCATTTGAAAATATGGTAGGTATTGCAACAGTTAATTATCCGAAAGGAAAGCCTGATTGCAATGGTCATTCTACCGCATTTGACGGAATAGCATATAAGCCTACTGAACCATGTTCTAGAGATACATTAATTATCGAAGCCGGTGAAGAAGAAGGAATATATCCAGCTGTATTTGATATAGATGAATTAAGGAATTATAGAGAAAGAGAAGTTCATGGTAATGCATATAGACAACCGAATAAATATGGAATCTTAGTTTCCGAAGAAAAACATGAGCCGTTTATTCGTAAAGATTATAGGAGGTTAGCAAACTAA
- a CDS encoding aspartate/glutamate racemase family protein produces MKTIGLIGGMSWESTVPYYEIINKGINKTLGKNHSAKCIVYSVDFQEIEELQYSGDWEQLNKIIIKAGLSLKAAGADFIVLCTNTMHKVVDNFESAVGLPLIHIADAIGETITKMGIKKIGLLGTIFTMEQDFYKEKLINKYNLEVVIPNKDNRHIINDIIYKELVKGIINESSKEKYLRIMDTMKNEHIQGIILGCTEIGLLVNQYSLPLFDSTKIHAEKAVEVMLNKVV; encoded by the coding sequence ATGAAAACAATTGGGCTGATTGGCGGTATGAGTTGGGAATCAACGGTTCCATATTACGAAATAATTAATAAAGGAATAAACAAAACACTCGGAAAGAATCACTCTGCTAAATGTATTGTTTATTCTGTTGATTTTCAGGAAATTGAGGAATTACAATATTCCGGCGATTGGGAACAATTAAATAAAATAATTATAAAAGCCGGATTATCTTTGAAAGCGGCCGGTGCCGATTTTATTGTATTATGTACAAATACAATGCATAAAGTTGTAGATAATTTCGAATCCGCTGTAGGTTTGCCGTTAATTCATATTGCCGATGCAATCGGTGAAACTATTACAAAAATGGGGATAAAAAAGATTGGTTTATTGGGTACTATTTTTACCATGGAACAGGACTTCTATAAAGAAAAACTTATCAATAAATATAATTTGGAAGTTGTGATTCCTAATAAAGATAATCGGCACATAATTAACGACATCATTTATAAAGAGTTGGTAAAAGGAATCATTAATGAGTCATCAAAAGAAAAGTATCTTAGAATAATGGATACAATGAAAAACGAACATATCCAAGGAATAATCCTCGGATGTACGGAAATCGGTTTATTGGTAAATCAATACTCACTTCCGCTATTCGATTCAACTAAAATTCATGCCGAAAAAGCCGTTGAAGTAATGTTAAATAAAGTCGTTTAA
- a CDS encoding bacteriohemerythrin produces the protein MSDFISWDANYDVGIQHVDKQHKHLVDLMNELYKACTSSGKEEVDEKFKDVMKEMVEYVLVHFKDEEKIMESINYPKLKEHKQKHEFFIKEVLASVSAYTKGKQFVPNTFVRFLRDWLFNHILIDDKEMSRYYFSVKG, from the coding sequence ATGAGTGATTTTATTTCATGGGACGCAAATTACGATGTCGGAATTCAGCATGTCGATAAACAGCATAAGCATTTGGTAGATTTGATGAATGAGTTATACAAGGCCTGTACAAGCAGCGGAAAAGAAGAGGTTGATGAGAAATTTAAAGATGTAATGAAAGAAATGGTTGAGTACGTCTTAGTTCATTTTAAAGATGAAGAAAAAATAATGGAATCAATTAATTATCCTAAATTGAAAGAGCATAAACAAAAGCATGAGTTTTTTATAAAAGAAGTCTTGGCGTCAGTAAGCGCTTATACAAAGGGTAAACAGTTTGTTCCCAACACTTTCGTGCGTTTTTTGCGCGACTGGCTGTTTAATCATATATTGATAGATGACAAGGAAATGTCCCGTTATTATTTTTCGGTAAAAGGATAA
- the purH gene encoding bifunctional phosphoribosylaminoimidazolecarboxamide formyltransferase/IMP cyclohydrolase — protein sequence MSLALVSVSDKTGLKEFAERLKKAGFEFLASGGTAKFLRSINIKVTEVSEYTSFPEILGGRVKTLHPVIHGGILARNTEEDLNSLKELKIEAIDMVIANLYPFEKTIADFSSTETDCIENIDIGGVTLLRAAAKNYGRVSVICDFNDYDEIAGEIEKTGSVSIKERKLLALKAFDVCTRYDAAIGLWLKNKIAEDSCMNSEVNSLDKYKALEGRCAYIAGFEGQSLRYGENPHQRAWLYNTSVKGGVLGGTVLQGKELSYNNILDVDAAWRAVSVFLNPAAVVVKHLTPCGIAEAGGEGNGLHIALEAAVACDSVSAYGSIIAVNRIFDKNCFDVIEKLFAECIIAPVFSEDVKPLLALKKNLRIIEAPALSLSEKYEYKSILNGFLLQEKDFGDSENTEYKNAAKRKASANEEKLLRFAMKACIAVKSNAVLLAAPIDGSCPENGICTVGIGCGQPNRVDAAKQAIERAGEKAENSVLASDAFFPFADTIKIAAEAGISAVVQPGGSIRDELSIAECDKNGMAMLVTGVRHFKH from the coding sequence ATGAGTTTGGCATTGGTTTCGGTTTCGGATAAAACAGGTTTAAAAGAATTTGCCGAGCGGCTTAAAAAAGCGGGGTTTGAATTTTTAGCTTCAGGCGGAACTGCAAAGTTTTTACGCAGTATAAATATAAAGGTAACGGAAGTTTCGGAATATACTTCTTTTCCTGAAATTTTGGGAGGAAGGGTAAAAACGCTTCACCCTGTAATTCACGGAGGAATTCTTGCGCGAAATACCGAAGAGGATTTAAACTCTCTTAAAGAGTTAAAAATTGAAGCTATAGATATGGTTATAGCAAACCTTTATCCGTTTGAAAAAACAATAGCGGATTTTTCTTCTACGGAAACGGATTGTATTGAAAATATAGACATAGGCGGGGTTACTCTTTTACGTGCCGCTGCAAAAAATTACGGAAGGGTTTCGGTAATTTGCGATTTTAACGATTATGATGAGATTGCGGGAGAAATAGAAAAAACGGGTTCGGTTTCCATTAAGGAGCGCAAACTGCTTGCTCTTAAAGCCTTTGACGTTTGTACACGCTACGATGCCGCAATCGGTTTATGGCTGAAAAATAAAATTGCAGAAGATTCTTGCATGAATTCCGAGGTTAATTCTTTAGATAAATATAAGGCATTGGAGGGAAGATGTGCCTATATTGCAGGGTTTGAAGGACAGTCTTTACGCTACGGAGAAAATCCGCACCAAAGGGCTTGGCTTTACAATACATCGGTAAAAGGCGGCGTTTTGGGCGGTACGGTTCTTCAAGGTAAAGAATTGTCGTATAATAATATTCTTGATGTCGATGCTGCTTGGCGGGCGGTTTCCGTATTTTTAAACCCCGCCGCCGTTGTGGTAAAACACTTGACACCATGCGGTATTGCGGAAGCGGGAGGAGAAGGAAACGGGTTACATATCGCCTTGGAAGCGGCTGTTGCCTGCGATTCCGTTTCCGCTTATGGAAGTATAATAGCGGTAAATCGGATATTCGATAAAAATTGTTTCGACGTTATAGAAAAACTTTTTGCGGAGTGTATCATAGCTCCGGTGTTTTCCGAAGATGTAAAACCCCTATTAGCTTTAAAGAAAAATTTACGGATTATAGAAGCCCCGGCTTTATCTTTAAGCGAAAAATATGAATATAAATCGATATTAAACGGATTTTTACTTCAAGAAAAAGATTTCGGCGATTCTGAAAATACAGAGTATAAAAATGCCGCAAAACGGAAAGCTTCCGCAAACGAAGAAAAGCTTTTACGCTTTGCAATGAAGGCTTGTATAGCTGTAAAGTCGAATGCTGTTTTACTTGCAGCTCCCATTGACGGCAGTTGTCCTGAAAATGGGATTTGTACCGTAGGCATAGGCTGCGGGCAGCCGAACAGGGTAGACGCCGCAAAACAGGCAATAGAGCGGGCAGGGGAAAAAGCCGAAAATTCGGTACTGGCCTCCGATGCTTTTTTTCCGTTTGCCGACACAATTAAAATCGCCGCAGAGGCGGGAATTTCGGCGGTAGTGCAGCCCGGAGGTTCCATACGTGATGAATTAAGTATAGCGGAATGCGATAAAAACGGTATGGCAATGCTGGTTACCGGTGTAAGACATTTTAAGCATTAA
- a CDS encoding ATP-binding protein, which translates to MDFSRRLPIGVQSFEVMRNDKFLYVDKTEFIYRLVNSSRVYFLSRPRRFGKSLFLSTLKAYFSGQKELFKNLAIENLENSQSEPWKEYPVFYLDFNVGKYDCVEALTENLDLFLKEKEEKYNLPVQNTLSYAKRFAVLLKTVYEKTGKQIVFLVDEYDKPLLQTMNVNEKLNEEYRAILKAFYSVLKSSDSVIRFAFLTGVTKFSKVSIFSDLNNLRDISMEEEFTAICGITQNELENTFKPEIEVLAERNRLSYEQCIKNLKQKYDGYRFYQNCEAVYNPFSLINAFAKKELGDYWFETGTPTFLVRYLKDYKYNIPDLDGNVEVNASGLSDYRAESDSAIPILFQAGYLTIKGYDTVVKLYRLGFPNDEVRYGFLYNLLPGYSNVLYSNAAFSVAQFYRDITSGRVEEFMQRLKSIMASIPYDNVKKESGESLALREHNFQICVYLVFALMGQFVKTETHCAGGRSDCTVETENTIYIFEFKLKGSAEEALKQIKEKNYAEAYRAENKEIVLIGVSFNAEEKTIGEWLTEKA; encoded by the coding sequence ATGGATTTCAGCAGAAGATTGCCTATAGGCGTACAAAGTTTTGAAGTTATGCGTAACGATAAATTTCTCTATGTCGATAAAACGGAATTCATTTACCGTCTCGTTAATTCAAGCAGGGTATATTTTTTAAGCCGTCCGCGCCGTTTCGGTAAAAGCCTCTTTCTTTCAACGCTTAAAGCCTATTTTTCTGGACAAAAGGAGCTTTTTAAAAATCTGGCAATTGAAAATTTGGAAAATTCACAAAGTGAGCCTTGGAAGGAGTATCCCGTTTTTTACTTGGACTTTAATGTAGGTAAATACGACTGTGTAGAAGCCTTAACGGAAAACTTAGATTTATTTTTAAAAGAAAAAGAAGAAAAATACAATTTACCCGTTCAAAATACTCTTTCCTACGCAAAAAGATTTGCAGTACTTTTAAAAACTGTATATGAAAAAACCGGTAAACAAATAGTATTTTTGGTAGACGAATACGATAAGCCTCTTTTGCAGACAATGAATGTAAACGAAAAATTAAATGAAGAATACAGGGCAATTTTAAAAGCCTTTTATTCGGTATTAAAAAGCTCGGACAGCGTTATACGCTTTGCCTTTTTAACGGGAGTTACCAAGTTCAGTAAGGTAAGTATTTTCAGCGATTTAAACAATTTACGTGATATCAGTATGGAAGAAGAGTTTACGGCAATTTGCGGAATTACTCAAAACGAACTTGAAAATACTTTTAAACCCGAAATAGAAGTCTTGGCGGAAAGAAACAGGTTAAGCTATGAGCAGTGCATAAAAAACTTAAAACAAAAATATGACGGTTACCGTTTTTATCAAAATTGCGAGGCGGTGTATAACCCTTTCAGTTTAATAAACGCCTTTGCAAAAAAAGAATTGGGAGATTATTGGTTTGAGACCGGAACACCTACATTTTTGGTAAGATATTTAAAAGATTATAAGTATAATATACCCGATTTGGACGGAAATGTGGAAGTGAACGCATCGGGATTATCGGATTACAGGGCGGAAAGCGATTCTGCAATACCTATTTTATTTCAAGCGGGATACTTAACTATAAAGGGCTACGATACTGTAGTAAAACTGTATAGGCTAGGCTTTCCCAATGATGAGGTAAGATACGGCTTTTTATACAACCTTTTACCCGGTTATTCAAATGTGCTTTACTCCAATGCGGCATTTTCCGTTGCACAATTTTACCGCGACATTACTTCAGGCAGGGTGGAAGAGTTTATGCAAAGGTTAAAGTCCATAATGGCGAGTATTCCCTACGATAATGTAAAGAAGGAAAGCGGAGAAAGTCTTGCATTAAGGGAGCATAATTTTCAAATATGCGTTTATTTGGTGTTTGCCCTTATGGGACAGTTTGTAAAAACCGAAACGCATTGTGCAGGCGGGAGGAGCGATTGTACGGTGGAAACCGAAAATACGATTTATATTTTCGAGTTTAAATTAAAAGGAAGTGCGGAGGAAGCCTTAAAGCAAATAAAAGAAAAAAATTATGCGGAAGCGTACAGGGCTGAAAACAAAGAAATAGTTTTAATAGGCGTAAGTTTTAATGCGGAAGAAAAAACAATAGGAGAATGGCTTACGGAAAAAGCGTAA
- the nrdD gene encoding anaerobic ribonucleoside-triphosphate reductase: MRTVEQIDSEIAQVKKELEDVHGRTTEVYARIVGYYRSVRNWNKGKREEYNHRLMFSSENERIEKIA; this comes from the coding sequence ATGAGAACCGTCGAACAAATCGATTCCGAGATTGCTCAAGTAAAAAAAGAACTTGAAGACGTTCACGGAAGAACTACGGAAGTTTATGCCAGAATCGTAGGCTATTATCGTTCTGTCAGAAACTGGAATAAAGGAAAACGCGAAGAGTATAATCACAGGCTAATGTTTTCTTCGGAAAATGAAAGAATCGAAAAGATTGCCTAG
- the fabZ gene encoding 3-hydroxyacyl-ACP dehydratase FabZ — translation MSLTNNIEILLPHRKPFLFVDEIISADEKGSISEHTFTKDEFFFKGHFPEYPVVPGVILIETMAQAGGAALSFQKIFEENSLFFLATVDKVKFRSQVRPDDKVKIEITNLRVSPKMVKQAGKIYVGEVLAAEAEWMCLVGKEG, via the coding sequence ATGAGTCTTACAAATAATATAGAAATCTTACTTCCTCACAGGAAACCTTTTTTATTCGTTGATGAAATAATAAGTGCCGATGAAAAAGGCAGCATCAGCGAGCACACCTTTACTAAAGACGAATTCTTTTTTAAAGGACATTTTCCGGAATATCCCGTTGTTCCCGGCGTAATTTTAATCGAAACTATGGCTCAGGCGGGAGGAGCGGCACTGAGTTTTCAAAAAATATTTGAAGAAAATTCTTTATTTTTTTTGGCAACTGTAGATAAGGTAAAATTCCGCTCACAGGTAAGACCCGACGACAAGGTAAAAATAGAAATTACCAATTTAAGGGTATCTCCGAAAATGGTAAAACAAGCCGGTAAAATTTATGTAGGAGAGGTTTTAGCCGCCGAAGCCGAATGGATGTGTCTTGTAGGAAAAGAAGGATAA